A genomic region of Anopheles coustani chromosome 3, idAnoCousDA_361_x.2, whole genome shotgun sequence contains the following coding sequences:
- the LOC131272453 gene encoding galactosylgalactosylxylosylprotein 3-beta-glucuronosyltransferase I produces the protein MNQEIRLRLKHVLVLVSIVGFLFFYSLGSGQSCDGGESPVEAGSGRWAADGDRDAFLPNRKGPTIFAVTPTYARPVQKAELTRLSHVIRLVPNIFWVVVEDAPKTSPLVTNLLKRSGLQSRSVQLFAKTPTNFKLQGKDPNWLKPRGVEQRNTALKWIRDHLNREQRANGGGNTASNSIVYFMDDDNTYSTELFDEISKIEPGKVGVWPVGLVGGLMVEKPVLNRDGLVLGFNSAWKPERPFPLDMAGFAISSDLLLENPQAQFSYEVERGYQESEILRHLTIAHDMQPLANQCKDVLVWHTRTEAPKLDAEKLLQKGGKKSNDGMEV, from the exons ATGAATCAGGAGATACGTCTTCGGTTGAAGCACGTGCTGGTGCTTGTATCGATTGTGggatttttgttcttttactCGCTCGGTTCGGGCCAGAGCTGTGATGGTGGGGAATCACCGGTGGAAGCTGGGAGCGGACGGTGGGCTGCGGATGGTGACCGTGATGCTTTCCTGCCGAATCGAAAAGGGCCAACCATCTTTGCCGTCACCCCGACCTATGCCAGGCCAGTGCAGAAGGCCGAATTAACGCG TCTGTCACATGTGATTCGCCTGGTGCCAAACATATTCTGGGTTGTAGTAGAGGATGCCCCGAAGACGTCACCGCTAGTAACGAACCTATTAAAACGCAGCGGCCTACAGTCCCGCAGCGTGCAACTGTTTGCCAAAACTCCGACTAATTTTAAGCTTCAGGGCAAAGATCCGAACTGGTTGAAACCGCGCGGAGTTGAGCAGCGCAACACGGCGCTCAAGTGGATCCGGGACCATCTAAATCGGGAGCAACGTGCAAACGGCGGGGGAAATACTGCAAGCAATTCCATCGTGTACTTCATGGACGACGACAATACGTACAGCACGGAGCTGTTCGATGAAATATCGAAAATTGAACCGGGCAAG GTTGGTGTTTGGCCAGTCGGGCTAGTGGGCGGTTTGATGGTAGAAAAACCGGTGCTAAACCGGGACGGTCTGGTGCTCGGGTTCAACAGTGCCTGGAAACCGGAGCGGCCGTTCCCCCTCGATATGGCGGGTTTTGCGATCAGCTCGGATCTGCTGCTCGAGAATCCTCAGGCGCAGTTTAGTTACGAAGTCGAACGAGGCTACCAGGAGAGCGAGATTCTACGCCATCTAACGATCGCACATGATATGCAACCGCTGGCCAACCAGTGCAAGGATGTGCTGGTTTGGCACACCCGCACCGAAGCGCCGAAACTCGATGCGGAAAAGTTGCTGCAAAAAGGTGGGAAGAAATCGAACGACGGTATGGAGGTGTAA